A single genomic interval of Desulfobotulus pelophilus harbors:
- a CDS encoding Hsp33 family molecular chaperone HslO, giving the protein MIKKTPMGTTVKDQLRANALDKAHIFILANGSIRGSLIHATRMVHEMKGNHGLGVLETLVLGHAYMATALMAMPLKGEDRIQLKISCSGPIGGLRTEANALGEVRGYLHKNPIPVQDTVKNTDLSPFFGAGILTLTRHTQTARQPFTGQVALAYGNIAKDVAHYYATSEQTPTALSLSIYADSGGTVKGAGGLLLQALPGATETDILTLEERVQSMPSIGEAFFRQEKADDLILETFAALNPAIIDRRRVEFFCRCSEEQMGMYLKALPEEDRKDLLANGPFPLEITCHNCNSIYHFSRQALKKT; this is encoded by the coding sequence ATGATCAAAAAAACGCCTATGGGCACCACAGTGAAAGATCAGCTCAGGGCCAATGCCCTGGATAAGGCCCATATTTTTATCCTTGCCAACGGAAGTATCCGCGGCTCTCTCATCCACGCAACCCGGATGGTCCATGAAATGAAGGGAAACCACGGGCTTGGAGTTCTGGAAACCCTGGTGCTGGGCCACGCCTACATGGCAACCGCCCTCATGGCCATGCCCCTCAAAGGGGAAGACCGTATCCAGCTCAAAATCTCCTGCTCCGGCCCCATAGGCGGCCTCCGTACCGAAGCCAATGCCCTGGGAGAAGTACGGGGCTATCTGCACAAAAACCCCATTCCCGTGCAAGACACGGTGAAGAACACGGATCTCTCTCCTTTTTTCGGCGCAGGCATCCTCACCCTTACCCGCCATACCCAGACCGCACGCCAGCCCTTTACCGGGCAGGTAGCCCTGGCCTATGGCAATATAGCCAAGGATGTGGCCCATTACTATGCCACATCGGAACAGACCCCCACCGCCCTGTCCCTCAGCATATACGCTGACTCCGGAGGCACTGTAAAGGGTGCCGGAGGTCTTCTTCTTCAGGCCCTTCCCGGAGCCACGGAAACAGATATCCTCACCCTTGAAGAAAGGGTGCAGTCCATGCCGAGCATAGGCGAGGCTTTTTTCAGGCAAGAAAAGGCTGACGACCTGATCCTGGAAACCTTCGCCGCCCTCAACCCTGCCATCATCGACCGGAGACGGGTAGAATTCTTCTGTCGCTGCAGTGAAGAACAGATGGGTATGTACCTGAAAGCCCTGCCCGAAGAAGACAGAAAAGACCTTCTGGCCAACGGACCTTTCCCTCTGGAAATTACCTGCCACAACTGCAACTCCATCTATCATTTCTCCCGGCAAGCACTGAAAAAAACGTAG
- a CDS encoding anti-sigma factor family protein produces MTLPETPDIPAHCLALFDRLSAYVDGELHGEARRELEDHLQNCPKCRVCLTTLSQSIRICKRVGTRPVPEALSRKLEALARKMEMEQPPFSAN; encoded by the coding sequence ATGACCCTTCCTGAAACTCCGGATATCCCCGCACATTGCCTTGCCCTTTTTGACAGGCTTTCCGCCTATGTGGATGGAGAACTGCACGGCGAAGCCCGCAGGGAGCTGGAAGACCACCTACAGAACTGTCCCAAATGCCGGGTCTGTCTCACAACCCTGTCCCAGAGTATTCGGATATGCAAACGGGTGGGTACCCGGCCTGTACCCGAAGCCCTTTCCCGAAAACTGGAAGCCCTTGCCCGCAAAATGGAAATGGAGCAACCTCCCTTTTCCGCCAACTAG
- a CDS encoding RNA polymerase sigma factor, giving the protein MKTTTSNIPRKQDPDLDLILAINEGQAHLFEELVRRYQDRLYNFGLRICKDSQDAEDLVQETFINIFKYMSSFRRESLFRNWVYKIAVSVCIKMRRRSRYAPEQELSLEDVLPKDAAQAPEELPQWAKEPAERLLNEELGAKIKEAINALPPTYRLVVVLRDMEDFSTEETAQILDISQANVKVRLHRARFYIREAMKGYFAHDPS; this is encoded by the coding sequence ATCAAAACGACCACCAGCAACATCCCCCGGAAACAGGATCCGGATCTGGACCTGATTCTGGCCATCAATGAAGGGCAGGCGCACCTGTTTGAAGAACTGGTGCGCCGCTATCAGGACCGCCTGTATAATTTCGGACTGAGAATATGCAAAGATTCCCAGGATGCCGAAGATCTTGTTCAGGAAACATTCATCAACATTTTTAAATATATGTCCAGCTTTCGAAGGGAAAGTCTTTTCCGAAACTGGGTTTATAAGATTGCCGTAAGTGTGTGCATCAAAATGCGGCGCCGGTCCAGATACGCCCCGGAACAAGAACTTTCCCTGGAAGATGTGCTGCCTAAAGATGCCGCACAGGCTCCGGAAGAACTACCCCAGTGGGCCAAAGAACCGGCAGAAAGACTGCTAAATGAAGAACTGGGGGCTAAAATCAAAGAAGCCATCAATGCCCTTCCCCCCACGTACAGACTGGTTGTGGTTCTCCGGGATATGGAAGACTTTTCTACCGAGGAAACCGCACAGATCCTTGATATTTCCCAGGCCAATGTCAAGGTCCGGCTGCACAGGGCACGTTTTTACATCAGGGAAGCCATGAAAGGATATTTTGCCCATGACCCTTCCTGA
- a CDS encoding ATP-binding protein: MKTIRDMIEIDETKCDGCGLCIPSCAEGALALVNGKARVLRDPLCDGLGACIGACPQGALRIVKKETEPFDEEAVHQHLQKRGCPSGQIINQKPLTSPVSGLTAHSSLAQWPVQLRLIPPTAPFLEGADLLVLADCAAVADPNLHKDLLPGRVLLMTCPKLDRTEESVERLSAIFRHAEIRSVTAAIMEVPCCSSLSRIIREALIRAQSTLELHEIVIQRNGTRGRPLTPPQPPRLC, translated from the coding sequence ATGAAAACTATACGCGATATGATCGAAATTGATGAAACAAAATGTGATGGCTGCGGACTTTGCATACCTTCCTGTGCAGAAGGAGCCCTTGCACTGGTCAACGGCAAGGCAAGGGTTCTCCGGGATCCCCTATGCGACGGCCTGGGAGCCTGCATCGGTGCCTGCCCGCAGGGAGCCCTGCGCATTGTGAAAAAAGAAACCGAACCTTTTGATGAAGAAGCCGTACATCAACATCTCCAAAAACGGGGCTGCCCTTCCGGTCAGATAATAAACCAGAAGCCCCTGACTTCTCCCGTTTCAGGCCTCACGGCTCACTCTTCCCTTGCCCAGTGGCCGGTACAGCTGCGCCTCATCCCCCCCACAGCGCCTTTTCTGGAGGGAGCTGATCTCCTGGTCCTTGCAGACTGCGCAGCAGTGGCAGATCCCAACCTTCACAAAGACCTGCTTCCCGGAAGAGTCCTTCTCATGACCTGCCCCAAGCTCGATCGGACCGAAGAAAGCGTGGAACGGCTCAGCGCCATCTTCCGTCACGCCGAGATACGGTCCGTCACCGCAGCCATCATGGAGGTTCCCTGCTGCAGCAGTCTCTCCCGCATCATCCGGGAAGCACTGATCCGGGCACAAAGCACCCTTGAGCTGCATGAAATCGTGATTCAGCGCAATGGCACAAGGGGACGCCCTCTGACCCCTCCTCAACCTCCCCGCCTCTGCTGA
- a CDS encoding Crp/Fnr family transcriptional regulator, with the protein MKKADLEKALYQTDLFAGLDSLVLGILADNGYTRECSRGEILFQEGERAEGFFVVLSGKVRVFKSTPDGKEKILHILGAGEPVGEVPVFAGIPYPANAQTLEPCLLFFLPGKVFSAQIGMFPKLAMSMLAVLSRRLRLFTTQIEHLTLKEVPARLAAYLHTLREESGGGEGSLVLPVSKAQLASLLGTSPETLSRILGRMTAAGYLVVTGNRIEICDPEGLALVAEEGRME; encoded by the coding sequence ATGAAGAAAGCAGACCTTGAAAAAGCCTTGTATCAGACCGATCTTTTTGCCGGTTTGGACAGTTTGGTTCTGGGTATACTGGCGGATAACGGATATACAAGGGAATGCTCCAGAGGAGAAATCCTTTTTCAGGAAGGAGAAAGGGCGGAAGGTTTTTTTGTGGTTCTGTCAGGCAAAGTGAGGGTGTTTAAATCCACTCCCGACGGCAAGGAAAAGATTCTCCATATTCTGGGTGCGGGTGAGCCGGTTGGCGAGGTGCCTGTGTTTGCGGGTATTCCCTATCCGGCCAATGCCCAGACGCTGGAGCCCTGCCTGCTTTTTTTCCTTCCGGGTAAAGTCTTTTCAGCTCAGATCGGAATGTTCCCGAAGCTTGCCATGTCCATGCTGGCGGTTCTGTCGCGGCGGTTACGGTTGTTTACGACCCAGATCGAGCATTTGACTCTGAAGGAAGTGCCCGCCCGTCTTGCTGCCTATCTGCATACCCTGAGGGAGGAGTCCGGAGGCGGGGAAGGTTCTCTGGTGCTGCCCGTTTCCAAAGCCCAGCTGGCAAGTCTTCTGGGGACAAGCCCGGAAACCCTTTCAAGGATTCTGGGCCGTATGACAGCGGCAGGCTATCTTGTGGTTACGGGGAACAGGATTGAAATCTGTGACCCGGAGGGGCTGGCTCTGGTGGCGGAAGAAGGGCGGATGGAATAA
- a CDS encoding ferritin-like domain-containing protein — protein sequence MAYDFNANEVFDMAIQIEQNGTKFYKNAAEGVAKPEEKELLLKLAEMEVDHENTFAEMKRSLSEDEKAKTVFDPENETVLYLKALADTRVFFQKTINTGDMKEILKEAIVAEKDSIVFYLGMKDLVPEGKGKNRLDAIIKEEMGHIRLLSKELMAIK from the coding sequence ATGGCTTACGATTTTAATGCGAATGAAGTTTTTGACATGGCCATCCAGATTGAACAGAATGGAACAAAATTTTACAAAAATGCCGCCGAAGGCGTTGCAAAGCCTGAAGAGAAGGAACTGCTGCTCAAACTTGCGGAAATGGAAGTGGATCATGAAAACACCTTCGCAGAAATGAAACGCAGCCTCAGCGAAGATGAAAAGGCAAAAACCGTTTTTGATCCGGAGAACGAAACGGTTCTGTACCTGAAGGCCCTGGCCGACACACGGGTTTTCTTCCAGAAAACCATCAATACTGGAGATATGAAAGAAATTCTGAAAGAAGCCATTGTGGCAGAAAAAGACTCCATCGTCTTCTATCTGGGAATGAAAGACCTGGTTCCCGAAGGCAAGGGCAAAAACCGTCTGGATGCCATTATCAAGGAAGAAATGGGCCATATCCGTCTACTGAGCAAAGAACTCATGGCCATCAAATAA
- a CDS encoding TIGR01777 family oxidoreductase, protein MSLHEIRKEIRLPLSPEEAFAWHTHTDALLRLSPPWGRPENIRMQGDILSGGRVSMQVPLGPLRLSWTGIHADARPPFFFRDIQIKGPFSLWEHCHHFHKDPGGCRMEDVLKYSLPGGRAGDILAGSHVREKLESMFLWRHHVLRDDLWLPPHRPMTILISGSSGLVAESLIPALTTAGHRVIPLVRSRGIPGTRFWNPEKGELEPNLLEGIHAVVHLGGEPIGDRAWTQTKKQRILQSRIQGTRLLADAIRKASKPPEVFLSASAIGYYGHRKDTVLSEADAQGKGFLASVCRLWEEEALAVGDITRVACLRIGIGLTPRGGALARLLPLFSSGMGGTIGQGQAWMSWISMEDLVRAIRFCIQTETIKGPVNLTAPQPVRAGAFAQQLGHTLNRRAKLKVPPFFFRAALGEMGREILMSSTHVLPCKLQSAGFAFRYPDLQTALALLLGKQNRS, encoded by the coding sequence ATGTCTTTACATGAAATACGAAAAGAAATAAGGCTCCCCCTTTCTCCGGAAGAAGCCTTTGCATGGCACACCCATACAGACGCGCTTCTACGGCTCAGTCCTCCCTGGGGCAGACCTGAAAACATCCGGATGCAAGGTGACATACTATCCGGGGGCAGGGTGTCCATGCAGGTCCCTCTCGGCCCCCTGCGTCTTTCATGGACCGGTATTCACGCAGATGCCCGTCCGCCTTTTTTCTTCAGGGACATACAGATAAAAGGCCCTTTTTCCCTTTGGGAGCACTGCCATCACTTTCACAAAGACCCCGGAGGCTGTCGCATGGAGGATGTGCTGAAATATTCCCTCCCCGGAGGACGTGCGGGTGACATCCTTGCAGGAAGCCATGTTCGCGAAAAACTGGAAAGCATGTTTCTGTGGCGTCATCATGTACTGAGGGATGATCTCTGGCTGCCCCCTCACCGGCCCATGACCATTCTCATCAGCGGCAGTTCAGGCCTTGTGGCCGAAAGTCTGATCCCCGCACTGACCACCGCAGGCCACAGGGTCATCCCTCTGGTGCGGAGCAGAGGAATTCCGGGAACCCGCTTCTGGAACCCGGAAAAAGGAGAGCTGGAACCCAATCTTCTGGAAGGCATCCATGCGGTTGTCCATCTTGGCGGGGAACCCATCGGTGACCGGGCATGGACACAGACAAAAAAACAGCGCATCCTTCAGAGTCGCATCCAGGGAACACGTCTGCTCGCAGATGCCATACGAAAGGCTTCCAAACCACCGGAGGTTTTTCTGTCCGCTTCGGCCATCGGCTACTACGGGCACAGAAAGGATACCGTCCTGAGCGAAGCGGATGCCCAGGGAAAGGGATTTCTCGCCAGCGTGTGCCGCCTGTGGGAAGAAGAAGCCCTTGCCGTAGGCGACATTACCCGTGTGGCATGCCTGCGCATCGGCATTGGGCTCACGCCCAGAGGCGGAGCCCTGGCCCGCCTCCTTCCCCTTTTCTCCTCCGGCATGGGAGGTACCATTGGTCAGGGCCAGGCCTGGATGAGCTGGATTTCCATGGAGGATCTTGTTCGGGCCATCCGTTTTTGCATTCAGACGGAAACCATAAAAGGACCTGTCAACCTCACGGCACCGCAGCCCGTCAGGGCCGGGGCCTTTGCTCAACAACTGGGGCACACCCTGAACCGGCGGGCAAAACTGAAAGTGCCGCCGTTTTTTTTCCGGGCAGCACTGGGGGAAATGGGAAGGGAAATTCTGATGAGCAGTACTCACGTTCTTCCCTGCAAGCTGCAATCCGCAGGCTTCGCCTTCCGCTACCCCGACCTGCAGACTGCTCTGGCCCTCCTCCTTGGAAAACAGAACCGTTCCTAA
- the epsC gene encoding serine O-acetyltransferase EpsC, translating to MSMNQEKTCKSEPSIAMMFREEIPEITEAIIRSCEEPGSFTHINHEPIPSRQEVVFIVHALQKLIFPGYFSRETLDATNLRYKIGHSVSRLFDALAQQIIHSLRHDCFRYDQSCIHCTEQGYETARKLFRAIPELRRILTTDVHAAYDGDPAASSHDEIIFSYPGIFAIYTHRIATILYKEEVPFIPRIMSEYAHSVTGIDIHPGATIGERFAIDHGTGVVIGETTQIGRNVRIYQGVTLGALSLPPDAGNRLRGKKRHPTIEDDVIIYSGTTILGGNTVIGARSVIGGNVWLTESVPPDTLVVIEAPRLTYRASDSLKEKNSHVFT from the coding sequence ATGAGCATGAATCAGGAAAAAACCTGCAAATCCGAACCCAGCATTGCCATGATGTTCCGTGAAGAAATTCCGGAGATCACCGAAGCCATTATCCGCTCCTGTGAAGAACCAGGCAGCTTTACCCATATTAACCACGAACCCATTCCATCCCGCCAGGAGGTCGTTTTCATTGTTCACGCCCTTCAAAAACTGATTTTTCCGGGATATTTCAGCCGTGAAACACTGGACGCCACCAATCTTCGCTATAAGATTGGCCATAGTGTATCAAGGCTTTTTGACGCACTGGCCCAGCAGATTATTCACAGCCTCCGCCACGACTGCTTTCGCTATGATCAGAGCTGCATTCACTGCACGGAGCAGGGTTATGAAACAGCCAGAAAACTGTTCCGTGCCATACCGGAACTGCGCCGTATTCTCACTACGGATGTCCATGCCGCTTACGACGGCGACCCTGCGGCTTCCAGCCATGATGAAATCATCTTTTCCTATCCGGGAATTTTTGCCATCTACACCCACCGCATCGCCACGATCCTCTACAAGGAAGAGGTTCCATTCATTCCAAGAATCATGAGTGAATACGCCCACAGCGTTACAGGGATCGACATCCATCCCGGTGCCACCATTGGCGAGCGCTTTGCCATTGACCACGGAACGGGTGTTGTCATCGGAGAAACCACGCAGATTGGCAGAAACGTCCGAATCTATCAAGGCGTTACCCTGGGAGCCCTCTCCCTGCCTCCGGATGCGGGGAACCGGTTACGGGGCAAAAAAAGACATCCCACCATTGAAGACGATGTCATCATTTACTCCGGCACAACCATACTGGGTGGAAACACCGTCATAGGAGCCCGGAGTGTCATCGGCGGTAACGTCTGGCTTACGGAGTCCGTGCCGCCGGACACTCTGGTGGTGATCGAAGCTCCCCGGCTCACCTACAGGGCCTCCGACAGCCTCAAGGAAAAGAACTCCCATGTCTTTACATGA
- a CDS encoding methyl-accepting chemotaxis protein: MKTIDAFVEKARAICLMAESVRESMDDKWERGMFSVEILNTFAKKPDGMSAILGAVPVVTAWEAAMKKADAGGYEFRVPKFSPRNPKNMPDYGSGSTVEADALRRMAGENLSEYYVVDEDMNAVRYFLPVRLSETCLYCHGDPALSSVYWGRSDGRDITGGPMEGWEAGDMHGAFEVIQFLDEADREIRRNLMAAVLFGVAGIGLAVSGFALFVYKGVSRPVARIVCDLQGCVSQVAEGSGEVANSSQSLAEGASSQAASIEQTAASLEEMASQVARTAENARKADTLMQSVGKEVGHSERAMKDLQDAMDAIARVGEEASEIVGSIDAIAFQTNLLALNAAVEAARAGQAGAGFSVVAGEVRRLSLQAAKASQHSGDLIGEIQKRVRRGGEVTGAAGEAFIRVSGQARTVAELLGEIACAASEQADGISQINKAVAAMESVVQNTAAISEESASASEEMSAQANFMEAVVRDLQEVVQGNKKS; encoded by the coding sequence ATGAAAACCATTGATGCTTTTGTGGAAAAGGCCAGAGCTATCTGTCTTATGGCGGAATCTGTGAGGGAGTCAATGGATGACAAATGGGAAAGGGGGATGTTTTCTGTTGAAATACTGAATACGTTTGCCAAAAAACCTGATGGTATGAGCGCCATTCTGGGGGCTGTGCCTGTGGTAACGGCATGGGAAGCGGCCATGAAAAAGGCCGATGCCGGAGGGTATGAGTTCCGGGTTCCCAAATTTTCACCCAGAAATCCGAAAAATATGCCGGATTACGGAAGCGGGAGTACTGTGGAGGCGGATGCGCTTCGTCGCATGGCCGGGGAAAATCTCTCGGAATACTATGTTGTTGATGAGGATATGAATGCTGTGCGGTACTTTCTTCCCGTCCGGCTCTCGGAAACCTGTCTGTATTGCCATGGCGATCCGGCCCTTTCTTCCGTGTACTGGGGCCGAAGTGACGGCAGGGATATTACGGGTGGCCCCATGGAAGGATGGGAAGCCGGGGACATGCACGGAGCTTTTGAGGTGATACAGTTTCTGGATGAGGCCGACCGGGAGATCCGGCGCAATCTCATGGCCGCCGTTCTGTTTGGTGTGGCCGGTATTGGTCTTGCCGTCTCAGGCTTTGCCCTTTTTGTTTACAAGGGTGTTTCCAGGCCCGTTGCCCGGATTGTTTGCGACCTCCAGGGATGTGTTTCCCAGGTGGCAGAGGGGTCAGGAGAGGTTGCCAATTCCAGCCAGAGTCTGGCAGAGGGGGCTTCCAGTCAGGCGGCATCCATTGAACAGACGGCCGCTTCATTGGAAGAAATGGCTTCCCAGGTGGCAAGAACGGCCGAAAATGCCCGTAAGGCAGACACGTTGATGCAATCCGTTGGAAAGGAAGTGGGCCACTCCGAGCGTGCCATGAAGGATCTGCAGGATGCCATGGATGCCATTGCGCGTGTGGGTGAGGAAGCGTCGGAGATTGTCGGATCCATCGATGCCATTGCTTTTCAGACCAATCTGCTGGCTTTGAACGCTGCTGTCGAAGCCGCACGAGCAGGACAGGCCGGTGCTGGCTTCTCTGTGGTAGCGGGGGAGGTGAGGCGTCTTTCCCTGCAGGCTGCCAAAGCATCCCAGCATTCCGGAGATCTGATTGGTGAAATTCAGAAACGCGTGAGAAGGGGGGGGGAGGTGACGGGTGCTGCAGGAGAGGCTTTTATACGGGTAAGTGGTCAGGCCCGTACGGTGGCCGAACTTCTTGGCGAAATTGCCTGTGCGGCATCGGAACAGGCGGATGGTATTTCCCAGATTAATAAGGCTGTGGCAGCCATGGAATCTGTGGTGCAGAACACGGCAGCCATTTCGGAAGAGTCAGCCAGTGCTTCAGAGGAAATGAGCGCACAGGCTAATTTTATGGAGGCCGTTGTGAGAGATCTTCAGGAAGTGGTGCAGGGTAATAAAAAAAGCTGA
- a CDS encoding tetrathionate reductase family octaheme c-type cytochrome gives MQKKQAGWYFAVFGAMIFGGWAAASTVSTADHSRFEQLKKEFASGPEVTMACLSCHNEAGSQFMKTIHWTWICPESGDGKLGKAGKSLNNYCISIPENEARCTSCHAGYGWRDDSFDFSKEENIDCLVCHEQTGTYKKYPTAAGYPVDQPTRFPASGELFEPPDWSAVAQSVARPGRANCGTCHFYGGGGDGVKHGDLDSSLFYPPKELDVHMSEDGGGFACIRCHTTVAHRISGRCYQTPAVEEHKSLIEDDLTSRITCVACHSSSPHAETAKLNDHTDKVACQTCHIPAYARGGVPTKMLWDWSEAGQLKEGRPYKVAGDLGRPVYDSQKGVFEWAENEVPEYGWFKGVIRNTLVTDIIDPDTVVGVNYVDTKPSDPNARIYPFKVHRGIQPYDAELNTLVFPKLFGPKGSGAYWSDFDWVVSIQKGMASRDLPFSGEVGFVETTFRYPITHMVAPKDQALSCGECHVREGSRLAGISGVYIPGRDSGGPLSKAGWMLTAFSILGVGLHAFLRISGWGGKK, from the coding sequence ATGCAAAAAAAGCAGGCAGGATGGTATTTTGCTGTGTTTGGCGCCATGATTTTTGGAGGGTGGGCGGCGGCATCAACGGTAAGTACGGCAGACCACAGCCGGTTTGAACAGTTGAAAAAGGAATTTGCCTCCGGTCCGGAAGTAACCATGGCCTGCCTGAGCTGCCATAATGAGGCCGGAAGTCAGTTTATGAAAACCATTCACTGGACATGGATCTGCCCTGAGTCCGGCGATGGGAAGCTGGGAAAAGCGGGAAAATCGTTAAACAATTACTGTATCAGTATTCCAGAGAATGAGGCGCGTTGCACCTCATGCCATGCGGGTTACGGATGGAGGGATGATTCCTTTGATTTTTCAAAGGAAGAAAACATTGATTGTCTGGTCTGCCATGAACAGACGGGTACTTATAAAAAATATCCCACGGCAGCGGGGTATCCAGTGGATCAACCCACCCGTTTTCCTGCCAGTGGTGAATTGTTTGAGCCGCCGGACTGGAGTGCCGTTGCCCAGAGTGTGGCAAGGCCGGGAAGGGCAAACTGTGGTACCTGCCATTTCTATGGGGGGGGTGGTGACGGTGTCAAGCATGGGGATCTGGATTCCTCTCTGTTTTATCCTCCCAAAGAGCTGGATGTGCATATGTCCGAAGACGGCGGTGGCTTTGCCTGCATTCGTTGCCATACTACCGTTGCCCACAGGATCAGCGGACGCTGTTATCAGACTCCGGCCGTGGAGGAACATAAAAGCCTGATTGAAGATGATCTGACCTCCCGTATTACCTGTGTGGCATGTCATAGCAGCAGCCCCCATGCAGAAACAGCCAAGCTCAATGACCATACGGACAAGGTGGCCTGTCAGACCTGTCACATTCCCGCCTATGCCAGAGGAGGCGTACCCACTAAAATGCTCTGGGACTGGTCCGAAGCGGGACAGTTGAAAGAGGGCAGGCCTTATAAGGTTGCCGGAGATCTGGGGCGGCCGGTGTACGACAGCCAGAAGGGCGTGTTTGAATGGGCGGAAAATGAGGTTCCTGAATACGGCTGGTTCAAGGGAGTGATACGTAACACTCTGGTCACGGACATCATTGATCCCGATACCGTTGTGGGGGTGAACTATGTGGATACAAAACCTTCCGATCCCAATGCACGAATCTATCCCTTCAAGGTACACAGAGGAATTCAGCCCTATGATGCGGAGCTGAACACCCTGGTTTTTCCAAAGCTCTTTGGTCCTAAGGGCAGCGGGGCTTACTGGTCGGATTTTGACTGGGTTGTATCCATTCAAAAGGGAATGGCTTCAAGGGATCTGCCTTTCAGCGGAGAGGTTGGTTTTGTGGAAACCACCTTCCGGTATCCCATCACCCATATGGTGGCGCCGAAAGATCAGGCCCTTTCCTGCGGCGAATGTCATGTACGGGAAGGGAGCCGTCTTGCAGGAATTTCCGGTGTGTACATTCCCGGCCGTGACAGTGGAGGCCCTTTGTCCAAGGCGGGGTGGATGCTGACGGCCTTTTCCATTCTGGGGGTGGGGCTCCATGCTTTTCTACGTATCAGCGGATGGGGGGGGAAAAAGTGA
- a CDS encoding cytochrome b/b6 domain-containing protein, translating to MKSIYLYTRFERFWHWAQALLIGGLLWTGFAVHGDLPWPDFHTAVIWHNRLGITWLILFAFILFWEATTGEWRHYVPTTRKLFAVGRYYLVGIFRGEPHPVAKTAEAKHNPLQRLTYLGVAVAIVPVQVVTGLLYWTYNDWHLLGFSMNLGVLAFLHVAGAFLFLMFLVIHVYMITTGHTPFAHLKAMVTGWEEVHGPDKPPH from the coding sequence GTGAAATCCATTTATCTGTATACCCGTTTTGAACGTTTCTGGCACTGGGCCCAGGCCCTTCTCATCGGCGGACTTCTCTGGACAGGCTTTGCCGTTCACGGAGATTTGCCATGGCCGGATTTTCATACGGCCGTTATCTGGCACAACCGTCTGGGTATTACATGGCTGATTCTGTTTGCCTTCATTCTCTTCTGGGAAGCTACCACGGGTGAGTGGCGGCACTATGTTCCTACCACCCGCAAGCTTTTTGCTGTGGGCCGGTATTATCTTGTGGGAATTTTCAGGGGTGAACCCCACCCTGTTGCCAAAACGGCTGAAGCCAAGCATAATCCCCTGCAGCGTCTCACCTATCTTGGCGTTGCCGTTGCCATCGTTCCTGTACAGGTGGTTACAGGGCTTCTGTACTGGACCTACAATGACTGGCACCTTTTGGGCTTTTCCATGAATTTAGGGGTTCTGGCCTTTCTGCATGTGGCAGGAGCTTTTCTGTTTCTGATGTTTCTTGTGATTCATGTGTACATGATTACCACAGGCCATACACCCTTTGCCCATCTGAAAGCCATGGTAACGGGGTGGGAAGAGGTCCATGGTCCGGATAAGCCTCCGCATTAA